In Halobaculum limi, one DNA window encodes the following:
- the ppsA gene encoding phosphoenolpyruvate synthase: MAVLWLDDVSADDLDTVGGKGASLGELTGAGLPVPPGFVVTAGTYRTFIEEAGIDEELFAAMDIDPEDSAALRAAEQTAHDLILGTEMPESVRSEILDAYRSVGGDGEAFVAVRSSATAEDLPDASFAGQQETFLNVREDALIDRVKECWASLFSQRAIYYRQQKGFPHSEVDIAVVVQQMVDAEKSGVMFTSHPSTGEPEIIIEAAWGLGEAVVSGSVSPDNYVVDRETAAVETVTVADKKLLMEKDPETGETVKRDVPAEKREAQVLGDAEIERLVELGRQVEDHYGTPQDVEWAVYDGEVYMLQSRPITTISEPAGTTDTSAVADEREAATNGGVDADTGSQAADSSGEDEVLLRGLGASPGIVSGNVRIVTKLDHLDQVAEGDLIVTEMTMPDMVPAMKRAVGIITDEGGMTSHAAIVSRELGVPAVVGTGSATSVLSDGQTVTIDGDKGTIRRGEITSTEEEHEPVEAVRPETPVKPMTATEVKVNVSIPEAAERAAATGADGVGLLRIEHMVLSLGVTPEKYIADHGEDAYVEELVSGIREVAEEFYPRPVRARTLDAPTDEFRELEGGETEPNEHNPMLGWRGIRRSLDKPDVFQQELQAFKRLYEMGYDNVELMFPLVNDASDVEAAVEHMRAVGISPEKRRWGVMIETPASALCIEELAECGIDFASFGTNDLTQYTLAVDRNNGNVADRFDELHPAVLSLIGDVIDTCREMDVDTSICGQAGSKPAMVDFLVEKGVTSISANIDAVRDVQHEVKRTEQKLILDDIR, from the coding sequence ATGGCTGTACTTTGGCTGGACGACGTCTCCGCCGACGACCTGGACACCGTCGGCGGAAAAGGGGCCTCGTTGGGGGAACTGACTGGCGCGGGCCTGCCGGTCCCGCCGGGCTTCGTGGTCACCGCGGGCACCTATCGCACGTTCATCGAGGAGGCGGGTATCGACGAGGAACTGTTCGCCGCGATGGACATCGACCCCGAGGACTCGGCGGCGCTTCGCGCGGCCGAGCAGACCGCCCACGATCTCATTCTCGGGACGGAAATGCCTGAGTCCGTCCGCTCTGAGATCCTCGACGCCTACCGCTCGGTCGGCGGCGATGGCGAGGCGTTCGTCGCCGTCCGGTCGTCTGCGACCGCCGAGGACCTGCCCGACGCCTCCTTCGCCGGTCAGCAGGAGACGTTCCTCAACGTCCGCGAGGACGCCCTCATCGACCGCGTGAAAGAGTGCTGGGCGTCGCTGTTCTCCCAACGCGCCATCTACTACCGCCAGCAGAAGGGGTTCCCGCACAGCGAGGTCGACATCGCCGTAGTCGTCCAGCAGATGGTCGACGCCGAGAAGTCGGGCGTGATGTTCACGTCCCACCCCTCCACGGGCGAACCCGAGATCATCATCGAGGCGGCGTGGGGACTCGGTGAGGCGGTCGTCTCCGGGTCTGTCTCGCCGGACAACTACGTGGTCGACCGCGAAACTGCGGCGGTCGAGACGGTGACCGTCGCCGACAAGAAACTCCTGATGGAGAAAGATCCCGAGACGGGCGAGACGGTCAAACGCGACGTGCCCGCGGAGAAACGCGAGGCGCAGGTCCTCGGCGACGCCGAGATCGAACGCCTCGTCGAACTTGGGCGGCAGGTCGAGGACCACTACGGCACGCCGCAGGACGTGGAGTGGGCGGTGTACGACGGCGAGGTGTACATGCTCCAGTCGCGGCCGATCACGACCATCTCCGAGCCTGCAGGGACGACCGACACGAGCGCCGTCGCCGACGAGCGAGAGGCGGCGACGAACGGCGGCGTCGACGCCGATACTGGCTCGCAGGCCGCCGACTCCTCCGGTGAGGACGAGGTGCTCCTGCGAGGACTTGGCGCGTCACCGGGCATCGTCTCGGGAAATGTCCGTATCGTGACAAAACTCGACCACCTCGACCAGGTCGCGGAGGGTGACCTCATCGTGACCGAGATGACGATGCCCGACATGGTGCCCGCGATGAAGCGTGCGGTCGGCATCATCACCGACGAAGGTGGGATGACCAGCCACGCAGCCATCGTCTCCCGCGAACTCGGCGTGCCCGCGGTCGTCGGAACGGGGTCGGCCACCAGCGTCCTCTCGGACGGCCAGACCGTCACCATCGACGGCGACAAGGGGACCATCCGGCGGGGCGAAATCACCTCGACCGAGGAGGAACACGAACCCGTCGAGGCAGTCCGTCCTGAGACGCCGGTCAAGCCGATGACCGCGACGGAGGTGAAGGTGAACGTCTCCATCCCCGAGGCCGCAGAGCGTGCGGCCGCCACGGGCGCGGATGGCGTCGGTCTCCTCCGTATCGAGCACATGGTGTTGTCGCTGGGCGTCACGCCCGAGAAGTACATCGCCGACCACGGCGAAGACGCGTACGTGGAGGAACTCGTCTCGGGCATCCGCGAGGTGGCCGAGGAGTTCTACCCGCGACCCGTCCGCGCGCGGACGCTCGACGCGCCGACCGACGAGTTCCGCGAGTTGGAGGGCGGCGAGACGGAACCCAACGAACACAACCCGATGCTCGGGTGGCGCGGCATCCGCCGGTCGCTCGACAAGCCGGACGTGTTCCAACAGGAGTTGCAGGCGTTCAAGCGCCTCTACGAGATGGGGTACGACAACGTCGAACTGATGTTCCCGCTCGTCAACGACGCCAGCGACGTTGAGGCGGCCGTTGAGCACATGCGAGCGGTCGGTATCTCCCCAGAGAAGCGCCGTTGGGGTGTGATGATCGAGACGCCCGCGAGCGCACTCTGCATCGAGGAACTCGCCGAGTGCGGCATCGACTTCGCCTCCTTCGGGACGAACGACCTCACCCAGTACACGCTCGCGGTCGACCGCAACAACGGCAACGTCGCCGACCGCTTCGACGAACTCCATCCCGCAGTCCTCTCGCTCATCGGTGACGTCATCGACACCTGCCGCGAGATGGACGTCGACACGAGCATCTGCGGGCAGGCTGGCTCGAAGCCTGCGATGGTCGACTTCCTCGTCGAGAAGGGCGTCACTAGCATCTCCGCCAACATCGACGCCGTCCGCGACGTGCAACACGAGGTCAAGCGGACCGAACAGAAACTCATCCTCGACGACATCCGGTAA